A window from Sinorhizobium fredii encodes these proteins:
- the betB gene encoding betaine-aldehyde dehydrogenase, whose protein sequence is MKAQPKASHFIDGEYVEDAAGTTIESIYPATGEVIARLHAATPAIVEKAIAAAKRAQPEWAAMSPTARGRILKRAAEIMRERNRELSELETLDTGKPIQETIVADPTSGADSFEFFGGVAAAALNGDYIPLGQDFAYTKRVPLGVCVGIGAWNYPQQIACWKGAPALAAGNAMVFKPSENTPLGALKIAEILTEAGLPKGLYNVIQGDRSTGPLLVNHPDVAKVSLTGSVPTGKKVAAAAAAELKHVTMELGGKSPLIVFDDADLESAIGGAMLGNFYSTGQVCSNGTRVFVQRKIKEAFLTRLKERTEAIVIGDPMDEGTQLGPMVSRAQRDKVLSYIDKGKEEGARLLTGGGIPNDVNSEGTYIQPTVFADVTDEMTIAREEIFGPVMCVLDFDDEAEVVARANATEFGLSAGIFTADLTRAHRVIDQLEAGTLWINAYNLAPVEIPFGGSKQSGFGRENSIAALDHYTELKTVYVGMGKVEAPY, encoded by the coding sequence ATGAAAGCCCAACCGAAAGCCTCGCACTTCATCGATGGCGAATATGTCGAGGATGCGGCCGGCACGACGATCGAGAGCATCTATCCGGCGACCGGCGAGGTGATCGCCCGGCTGCATGCGGCAACGCCGGCAATCGTCGAGAAGGCAATAGCGGCGGCGAAGCGGGCACAGCCGGAATGGGCGGCGATGAGCCCGACGGCGCGCGGCCGCATCCTCAAGCGCGCCGCCGAGATCATGCGCGAGCGCAATCGCGAGCTCTCCGAGCTTGAGACGCTCGACACCGGCAAGCCGATCCAGGAGACGATTGTCGCCGACCCGACCTCGGGCGCCGACAGCTTCGAGTTCTTCGGCGGCGTCGCGGCCGCCGCGCTCAACGGCGACTATATCCCGCTTGGGCAGGACTTCGCCTATACCAAGCGGGTGCCGCTCGGCGTCTGCGTCGGCATCGGCGCCTGGAATTACCCACAGCAGATCGCCTGCTGGAAGGGTGCGCCGGCGCTCGCTGCCGGCAATGCGATGGTGTTCAAGCCGTCGGAGAACACGCCGCTCGGAGCGCTGAAGATCGCCGAGATCCTCACAGAGGCGGGGCTGCCGAAAGGGCTCTACAATGTCATCCAGGGCGACCGCTCGACCGGCCCGCTGCTCGTCAACCATCCCGACGTCGCCAAGGTGTCGCTGACCGGCTCGGTGCCGACCGGAAAGAAGGTGGCAGCGGCCGCAGCGGCCGAACTGAAGCACGTCACCATGGAGCTCGGCGGCAAGTCGCCGCTGATCGTCTTCGACGACGCCGACCTCGAAAGCGCCATCGGCGGCGCCATGCTCGGCAATTTCTATTCGACCGGCCAGGTCTGCTCCAACGGCACCCGCGTCTTCGTGCAGCGGAAGATCAAGGAAGCGTTCCTGACGCGACTCAAGGAGCGCACCGAGGCGATCGTCATCGGCGACCCCATGGACGAGGGGACGCAACTCGGGCCGATGGTGTCGAGGGCGCAGCGCGACAAGGTGCTCTCCTATATCGACAAAGGCAAGGAGGAAGGTGCGCGGCTCCTCACCGGCGGCGGCATCCCGAACGATGTGAACAGCGAAGGCACCTATATCCAGCCGACCGTCTTTGCCGACGTCACCGATGAGATGACGATCGCCCGCGAAGAAATCTTCGGGCCGGTGATGTGCGTGCTCGACTTCGACGACGAGGCCGAGGTCGTCGCCCGGGCGAACGCGACCGAGTTTGGTCTCTCCGCCGGCATCTTCACCGCCGACCTCACCCGCGCCCACCGGGTGATCGACCAGCTCGAAGCCGGCACGCTGTGGATCAACGCCTACAACCTCGCACCGGTGGAAATACCCTTCGGCGGCTCGAAGCAGTCCGGCTTTGGGCGGGAGAACTCGATCGCGGCGCTCGATCACTATACCGAGCTCAAGACCGTCTATGTCGGCATGGGGAAGGTAGAGGCGCCGTACTGA
- the betC gene encoding choline-sulfatase, with amino-acid sequence MTARKPNILIIMVDQLNGTFFPDGPADFLHAPNLKALADRSARFRNNYTSSPLCAPARASFMAGQLPSRTRVYDNAAEYQSSIPTYAHHLRRAGYYTALSGKMHFVGPDQLHGFEERLTTDIYPADFGWTPDYRKPGERIDWWYHNLGSVTGAGVAEITNQMEYDDEVAFLANQKLYQLSRENDDKDRRPWCLTVSFTHPHDPYVARRKFWDLYEDCEHLRPKVDAIPFEEQDPHSQRIMLSCDYENFELTEENIRQSRRAYFANISYLDEKVRELVDTLARTRMLDNTLILFCSDHGDMLGERGLWFKMNFFEGSARVPLMVTGPGVTPGLHLTPTSNLDVTPTLADLAGISMDEIQPWTDGVSLVPMINGAERTEPVLMEYAAEASYAPLVAIREGKWKYVHCTLDPDQLYDVDADPLELTNLAEKPRGPVDQATLAAFRDMRAAHWDMEAFDAAVRESQARRWVVYEALRNGAYYPWDHQPLQKASERYMRNHMNLDNLEESKRYPRGE; translated from the coding sequence GTGACCGCCAGGAAGCCGAATATCCTGATCATCATGGTGGACCAGCTGAATGGGACGTTCTTCCCGGACGGTCCCGCCGACTTCCTGCATGCGCCCAATCTGAAGGCGCTCGCCGACCGCTCGGCGCGCTTCCGCAACAACTACACGTCCTCGCCGCTCTGTGCCCCGGCGCGTGCGTCTTTCATGGCCGGGCAGTTGCCGAGCCGCACGCGCGTCTACGATAATGCCGCGGAGTACCAGTCGTCGATCCCGACCTATGCGCACCATCTGCGGCGGGCGGGATACTACACCGCGCTTTCCGGCAAAATGCACTTCGTCGGTCCGGACCAGCTGCACGGCTTCGAGGAACGGCTGACGACCGATATCTATCCGGCCGATTTCGGCTGGACGCCGGACTATCGCAAGCCCGGCGAGCGCATCGACTGGTGGTATCACAATCTCGGCTCGGTCACCGGCGCCGGCGTCGCCGAGATCACCAACCAGATGGAGTACGACGACGAGGTGGCGTTTCTGGCGAACCAGAAGCTCTACCAGCTTTCGCGGGAGAACGACGACAAGGACCGCCGACCCTGGTGCCTCACCGTCTCCTTCACCCACCCGCACGACCCCTATGTCGCGCGCCGAAAATTCTGGGACCTCTACGAAGATTGCGAGCACCTTCGGCCGAAAGTGGACGCCATCCCCTTCGAGGAGCAGGATCCTCATTCGCAGCGCATCATGCTGTCCTGCGACTACGAGAACTTTGAGCTGACCGAGGAAAACATCCGCCAGTCGCGCCGCGCCTATTTCGCCAATATCTCCTATCTCGACGAGAAAGTCAGGGAGCTCGTCGATACGCTGGCGCGGACGAGGATGCTCGACAACACGCTGATCCTCTTCTGCTCCGATCACGGCGACATGCTCGGCGAGCGCGGCCTGTGGTTCAAGATGAACTTCTTCGAAGGCTCGGCGCGCGTGCCGCTGATGGTGACCGGACCGGGCGTCACGCCGGGTCTGCATCTGACGCCGACATCGAATCTCGACGTGACGCCGACGCTGGCCGATCTGGCCGGTATTTCGATGGATGAAATACAGCCCTGGACCGATGGGGTCAGCCTCGTGCCGATGATCAACGGCGCGGAGCGCACCGAGCCGGTGCTTATGGAATATGCGGCAGAGGCTTCCTACGCGCCGCTCGTCGCGATTCGCGAGGGCAAGTGGAAATACGTCCACTGCACGCTCGATCCGGACCAGCTCTACGACGTCGATGCCGACCCGCTGGAACTCACCAATCTTGCGGAAAAGCCGCGCGGCCCCGTCGATCAGGCGACGCTCGCCGCATTTCGCGACATGCGCGCCGCCCATTGGGACATGGAGGCTTTCGACGCCGCCGTGCGCGAAAGCCAGGCGCGTCGCTGGGTGGTCTACGAGGCGCTCCGCAACGGCGCCTATTACCCCTGGGATCACCAGCCGCTGCAGAAGGCATCCGAGCGCTACATGCGCAACCACATGAACCTCGACAATCTCGAGGAATCCAAACGCTATCCGCGGGGAGAATGA
- the betI gene encoding transcriptional regulator BetI: MPKIGMEPVRRKALVDAALRVIGDQGTLAVTMSDIARTAGVSPALAHHYFGSKDQLLIATIRSLLGQLRRDAVAAIRAARTPREKLSALIRVSFRADQFAPETVAAWLAFYSEAQRSEDVRRLLVIYARRLRSNLLASLKALCPADDAERIAEGAAAMIDGLYIRQSLKSAPISIEASIALTEDYVNAHLRARGG, translated from the coding sequence ATGCCGAAAATCGGAATGGAGCCGGTGCGCCGCAAGGCGCTGGTGGACGCGGCGCTGCGCGTGATCGGCGATCAGGGAACGCTTGCCGTCACCATGTCCGACATCGCCCGCACGGCCGGCGTCTCGCCGGCGCTGGCGCATCACTATTTCGGCAGCAAGGATCAGTTGCTGATCGCCACCATTCGCAGCCTGCTCGGGCAGTTGCGCCGCGACGCCGTAGCCGCGATCCGGGCAGCACGGACACCGCGGGAAAAGCTGAGCGCGCTGATCCGTGTCAGCTTCCGGGCCGACCAGTTCGCCCCCGAGACGGTCGCCGCCTGGCTCGCCTTCTATTCCGAGGCGCAGCGCTCCGAGGACGTGCGGCGCCTTCTCGTCATCTATGCGCGGCGGCTGCGCTCCAATCTGCTCGCCAGCCTCAAGGCGCTCTGCCCGGCTGATGACGCGGAGCGTATTGCCGAGGGCGCGGCTGCGATGATCGACGGACTTTACATTCGGCAAAGTCTGAAATCGGCGCCGATCAGCATCGAGGCTTCGATCGCGCTGACGGAAGATTATGTGAATGCGCATTTGCGGGCGCGTGGTGGGTGA
- a CDS encoding HdeD family acid-resistance protein: protein MTNTFDPSGRQTVAGKWGWFVALGVLLIMAGGIAFGNLLMATVASVYYVGLIMLIGGLLNLAQAYQVKDWGGFLFWVLSGGLYAAAGLFAFVNPLLASSILTILMAMALIVAGAFRIWVGFRLSPLSGWGWIVIGGLVTLIAGLVIAAGWPVDSLWILGLFLAVDLVMQGLALIAFGVLVKS, encoded by the coding sequence ATGACCAACACGTTCGATCCCAGCGGAAGACAGACCGTGGCGGGAAAGTGGGGATGGTTCGTCGCGCTCGGCGTGCTGCTGATCATGGCCGGCGGCATTGCCTTCGGCAATCTGCTGATGGCGACCGTCGCCTCCGTCTATTACGTCGGTCTCATCATGCTGATCGGCGGTCTGCTCAACCTCGCTCAGGCCTATCAGGTCAAGGATTGGGGAGGCTTTCTCTTCTGGGTGCTGAGCGGTGGTCTCTATGCGGCAGCGGGCCTTTTCGCTTTCGTCAATCCGCTGCTCGCTTCGTCGATCCTGACCATCCTCATGGCGATGGCCCTGATCGTCGCCGGCGCCTTCCGGATCTGGGTCGGCTTCAGGCTCAGTCCGCTAAGCGGCTGGGGCTGGATCGTCATTGGCGGCCTTGTGACGCTGATTGCCGGTCTCGTCATCGCTGCCGGCTGGCCGGTCGACAGCCTCTGGATCCTCGGCCTGTTTCTGGCGGTAGACCTCGTCATGCAGGGTTTGGCGCTGATCGCCTTCGGTGTTCTCGTGAAGAGTTAG
- a CDS encoding GGDEF domain-containing protein yields MPAAAELLSFRRFGDDQIVTLAKLVIENAFQPIVEATTGAVFGYESLLRGFDRLGFASPLELLDRAEGAGQLLALEHLINSRAVAAFATLPDFASRTLFLNFDSRLVGGEGDIVERLVNHLKRANIAPSSLCFEISERFDSGKIPDFSALVRQLRLGGFKLAIDDFGAGFNGLKLLCDQPVDYVKIDRHFVSGIERDPRKRHLLRHTVNMAHVLGTRVIAEGVETEDEFLVCRDLGCDLIQGYFVARPTTHLNELQPVYPHLEPGVRRLSSTLDSILIRKEIEQLPTVRESDDLDSVFDLFRRNPRQAFFPVLNANGEPRGILHEYHVKEMIYHPFGRDLLKNRIYQRRISHFVTPAPIADLDTPADEMLKIFAGMDGSDCVILTENMRYAGILSASSLLKIINEKQLKLAQEQNPLTGLPGNRAIRDHVQQAILDGDETRYFCYCDFDDFKPFNDSYGFQKGDLAITLFAALLRRHFIGEEKFLGHVGGDDFFVGVSGLAEAELRAQLMRLIDDFRSDVRQLYSPEHQAAGCISGYGRDGGAKDFPLMRCSIAVLVLPAGFILSDSQTVSTRIAEIKARAKASETGLVLELITRE; encoded by the coding sequence ATGCCCGCCGCCGCAGAACTTCTGTCGTTTCGCCGCTTCGGCGACGATCAGATCGTAACGCTTGCCAAGCTCGTCATTGAAAACGCCTTCCAGCCGATCGTCGAAGCGACCACCGGCGCCGTATTCGGCTATGAGTCGCTCCTACGCGGTTTCGATCGGCTGGGCTTCGCCTCGCCGCTCGAACTGCTCGACAGGGCGGAGGGCGCCGGGCAATTGCTGGCCCTCGAACATCTGATCAACAGCCGCGCCGTCGCCGCCTTCGCGACGCTGCCGGATTTTGCGTCGCGTACGCTCTTCCTGAATTTCGACTCGCGGCTGGTCGGCGGCGAGGGCGACATCGTCGAGCGCCTCGTTAATCACCTGAAGCGCGCCAATATCGCCCCGTCGTCGCTCTGCTTCGAGATCTCGGAGCGCTTCGACAGCGGCAAGATCCCGGACTTCTCGGCCCTCGTCCGGCAATTGCGGCTTGGCGGCTTCAAGCTGGCGATCGACGATTTCGGTGCCGGCTTCAACGGGCTGAAACTGCTCTGCGACCAGCCCGTCGACTATGTGAAGATCGACCGGCACTTCGTCTCCGGCATAGAGAGGGACCCGCGCAAGCGGCACCTCCTGCGCCACACCGTCAACATGGCGCATGTGCTCGGTACCCGGGTGATTGCCGAAGGGGTCGAGACGGAAGACGAGTTTTTGGTCTGCCGCGATCTCGGCTGCGACCTGATACAGGGCTATTTCGTCGCGCGCCCGACGACACACTTGAATGAGCTTCAGCCGGTCTATCCGCATCTCGAGCCGGGCGTCCGCCGGCTTTCGTCGACGCTGGACAGCATCCTGATCCGCAAGGAGATCGAGCAACTGCCGACCGTCAGGGAAAGCGATGACCTCGATTCCGTCTTCGATCTTTTCCGGCGCAACCCGCGCCAGGCGTTCTTCCCGGTGCTGAACGCCAACGGCGAGCCGCGCGGCATCCTGCACGAGTACCACGTGAAGGAGATGATTTATCATCCCTTCGGCCGCGATCTTCTGAAAAACCGCATCTACCAGCGGCGCATTTCGCACTTCGTCACGCCGGCGCCAATCGCCGATCTCGATACGCCGGCCGACGAGATGCTGAAGATCTTTGCCGGCATGGACGGCAGCGACTGCGTCATCCTGACGGAGAACATGCGGTATGCCGGCATTCTCTCAGCCTCGTCACTCCTGAAGATCATCAACGAGAAACAGTTGAAACTGGCGCAGGAGCAGAACCCGCTGACCGGCCTGCCCGGCAACCGTGCAATCCGCGACCACGTCCAGCAGGCCATTCTCGACGGCGATGAGACGCGCTATTTCTGCTATTGCGATTTCGACGACTTCAAGCCCTTCAACGACAGCTACGGCTTCCAGAAGGGTGACCTGGCGATTACCCTGTTTGCCGCGCTTTTGCGGCGCCATTTCATCGGCGAGGAAAAGTTCCTCGGCCATGTCGGCGGCGACGACTTCTTCGTCGGTGTGAGCGGGCTCGCCGAAGCGGAGCTTCGCGCCCAGCTGATGCGCCTCATCGACGATTTTCGTTCGGATGTCCGCCAGCTCTATTCGCCGGAGCATCAGGCGGCGGGTTGCATCAGTGGATATGGCCGTGACGGCGGAGCGAAGGACTTCCCGCTGATGCGCTGTTCGATCGCGGTGCTCGTCCTGCCGGCCGGTTTCATACTCTCCGACAGCCAGACGGTGAGCACGAGGATCGCCGAGATCAAGGCGCGGGCCAAGGCAAGTGAGACAGGCCTGGTGCTGGAACTGATCACCCGCGAATGA
- a CDS encoding NAD(P)H-quinone oxidoreductase has translation MTIPTEMTYVDLPSPGGAENMVLTRGPLPELRSGEILIRVEAFGVNRPDVLQRKGDYPPPPGASPVLGLEIAGEVVELGEGAAGFSVGDKVCALANGGGYAEFCAVPATQALAWPKDFDAVKAAALPETFFTVWANVFDMAGLKPGETILVHGGSSGIGTTAIQLANALGAQVFATAGSAAKCTACETLGAKRAINYREEDFKAAVLEATGGRGVDVILDMVGGRYFGRNLASLAKDGRLSIIGFLGGARVEDANIAAILTKRLHVMGSALRPRTAEEKRAIRDGLAGRVWPLLEAGDVAPVIHAVLPFEEIADAHRLMEEGDHIGKIMMTITRD, from the coding sequence ATGACTATCCCGACCGAAATGACCTATGTCGATTTGCCGAGCCCGGGTGGCGCGGAAAACATGGTTCTTACGCGCGGACCGCTGCCGGAGCTTAGGTCCGGCGAGATTTTGATCCGCGTCGAGGCCTTCGGCGTCAACCGGCCGGACGTGCTGCAGCGCAAGGGCGACTATCCGCCGCCGCCCGGCGCGAGCCCCGTTCTCGGCCTCGAGATCGCCGGCGAGGTCGTCGAGCTTGGCGAGGGGGCGGCGGGTTTTTCGGTCGGCGACAAGGTCTGCGCGCTCGCCAATGGCGGCGGCTATGCCGAATTTTGCGCGGTGCCGGCGACGCAGGCGCTTGCCTGGCCGAAGGACTTTGATGCGGTCAAGGCCGCGGCCCTGCCGGAGACCTTCTTCACGGTCTGGGCCAATGTCTTCGACATGGCGGGCCTGAAGCCTGGCGAGACCATCCTCGTGCACGGCGGTTCGAGCGGCATCGGCACGACGGCGATCCAGCTTGCCAACGCCTTGGGCGCCCAGGTCTTCGCGACGGCCGGCAGTGCGGCGAAGTGTACCGCCTGCGAGACGCTCGGCGCGAAGCGGGCGATCAACTACCGCGAGGAGGATTTCAAGGCCGCCGTGCTCGAGGCGACGGGCGGCCGCGGCGTCGATGTCATCCTCGATATGGTCGGCGGCCGCTATTTCGGCCGCAACCTCGCCTCGCTGGCCAAGGACGGACGCCTGTCGATCATCGGCTTTCTCGGCGGGGCGCGCGTCGAGGACGCCAATATCGCCGCGATCCTGACCAAACGGCTGCATGTGATGGGGTCCGCATTGAGACCGCGTACGGCGGAGGAGAAACGAGCGATCCGCGACGGACTTGCGGGCCGGGTCTGGCCGCTCTTGGAAGCAGGCGACGTCGCGCCGGTCATACACGCGGTCTTGCCCTTTGAAGAGATTGCGGACGCCCACCGCCTGATGGAAGAGGGCGACCATATCGGCAAGATCATGATGACGATTACCAGGGATTAG
- a CDS encoding DUF3750 domain-containing protein → MKILRRLLIVFAIIYLLPALASAGLWYFKERPQSWRDADWSSAGILPEASISPQAAIYVFSATTGGMKGAVASHAWIVTKDEGASTYNRYEKVGWGRPIRKNAYRADGRWYSNEPRIVAAVTGEEAKRLIPKVEQAIAAYPYSSPGTYRLWPGPNSNTFVAHVLRSVPELDTVLPPDAVGRDYLPEGKLFHIDADGRDLHATLYGIAGISAGWRSGLELHFMGLVAGIDLARPGIKIPAIGRVGI, encoded by the coding sequence ATGAAAATCCTCCGCCGGCTGCTGATCGTCTTCGCCATCATCTACCTGCTGCCGGCGCTGGCGTCGGCAGGGCTGTGGTACTTCAAGGAAAGGCCGCAGAGCTGGCGTGACGCGGACTGGTCATCGGCAGGCATCCTCCCCGAGGCATCCATCAGTCCGCAGGCAGCGATCTATGTCTTCTCGGCAACGACCGGAGGCATGAAGGGCGCCGTGGCCAGCCACGCCTGGATCGTCACGAAGGACGAAGGCGCTTCCACATACAACCGCTATGAAAAGGTCGGCTGGGGGCGGCCGATCCGCAAGAACGCCTATCGGGCCGACGGCCGCTGGTATTCGAACGAGCCGCGCATCGTTGCCGCCGTGACCGGCGAGGAAGCGAAGCGGCTGATCCCGAAGGTCGAACAGGCGATTGCCGCCTATCCCTACTCCTCGCCCGGCACCTACCGCCTCTGGCCGGGGCCGAACTCCAACACCTTCGTCGCCCATGTGCTGCGCTCGGTGCCCGAACTCGACACCGTGCTGCCGCCCGATGCGGTCGGCCGCGACTATCTGCCGGAAGGCAAACTGTTCCACATCGACGCGGACGGCCGCGACCTGCATGCGACGCTCTATGGCATCGCCGGGATTTCGGCCGGCTGGCGCAGCGGCCTGGAACTGCATTTCATGGGGCTGGTGGCCGGCATCGATCTTGCCCGGCCAGGCATCAAGATACCGGCGATCGGCCGGGTCGGGATTTGA
- a CDS encoding asparaginase, with the protein MSNPVLVEVTRGNLVESRHRGAVIAVDGDGKTLFALGDTEAAVFPRSACKAMQALPLIESGAADAYGFDDKALALACSSHSGEPEHVALAARMLSAAGRDVGALECGAHWSFYQKNLIAQARTLERPSALHNNCSGKHAGFICACCHSGTEVEGYAGYGHPIQQEIRGTMESLTGALLTQDNCGVDGCSIPTYAVPMKGLAQGFARMATGAGLDAVRARASKRLIEACMAEPFYVAGTDRTCTRLMKAAPGRIFAKTGAEGVFCAAIPEKGIGIAVKCEDGTTRAAESMVAATLARFFADEPQVHAALMAQANHSMHNWNRIHVGNVRVTEAFIA; encoded by the coding sequence ATGTCGAATCCGGTCCTGGTCGAAGTGACGCGCGGAAATCTAGTCGAAAGCCGCCACCGCGGGGCGGTCATCGCCGTCGACGGCGACGGCAAGACGCTGTTCGCGCTCGGCGACACGGAAGCGGCCGTGTTCCCCCGTTCGGCCTGCAAGGCGATGCAGGCCCTGCCGCTTATAGAAAGCGGCGCCGCGGATGCCTATGGCTTCGACGACAAGGCACTGGCGCTTGCCTGCTCATCGCATTCCGGCGAGCCGGAACATGTGGCGTTGGCCGCCAGGATGCTTTCCGCCGCCGGCCGCGATGTCGGCGCGCTTGAATGCGGCGCCCATTGGTCCTTCTACCAGAAGAACCTGATTGCGCAGGCGCGCACCCTCGAAAGGCCGAGCGCGCTGCACAACAATTGCTCCGGCAAGCACGCCGGTTTTATCTGCGCCTGCTGCCATTCCGGCACCGAGGTCGAGGGCTATGCCGGCTACGGCCATCCGATCCAGCAGGAAATCCGCGGGACCATGGAAAGCCTGACAGGCGCGCTTCTCACCCAGGATAACTGCGGCGTCGATGGCTGCTCGATTCCGACCTATGCGGTGCCGATGAAGGGCCTCGCCCAGGGCTTCGCCCGCATGGCGACGGGCGCGGGCTTGGACGCGGTGCGGGCACGCGCCTCCAAGCGCCTGATCGAGGCCTGCATGGCCGAGCCCTTCTATGTTGCCGGCACCGATCGCACCTGCACGCGGCTGATGAAGGCGGCACCCGGGCGCATCTTCGCCAAGACCGGTGCCGAAGGGGTGTTCTGCGCCGCGATCCCGGAAAAAGGCATCGGCATCGCAGTCAAGTGCGAGGACGGCACGACGCGCGCCGCCGAGTCTATGGTCGCGGCGACGCTCGCACGCTTCTTCGCGGACGAGCCGCAGGTTCACGCAGCGCTGATGGCTCAGGCCAACCACTCGATGCACAATTGGAATCGTATCCATGTCGGCAACGTGCGCGTGACCGAGGCCTTTATCGCGTGA
- a CDS encoding DeoR/GlpR family DNA-binding transcription regulator, with product MLTTQRRAMISARLARDGQIVAKAIADELGLSEDTIRRDLREMAAEGLLKRVHGGALPLTPPLPDFAARGAIASNVKRRLGRRATGLVKAGQVVFLDGGTTNAEIARALPYDLRVTIVTHSPTIAAELERHDAEVVLVGGRLYKHSMVTTGSATLAAIEQIRADIFFLGVTAIHPAHGLSTGDYEEAAIKRAIARRAAETYVLATPEKFGSASPHSIMSVSDLAGLVVPADMEADLLSPYQHGTTALITA from the coding sequence ATGCTGACGACACAGAGACGAGCGATGATCTCGGCAAGACTTGCGCGCGACGGGCAGATTGTTGCAAAGGCGATTGCCGACGAGCTCGGGCTTTCGGAAGACACGATCCGCCGCGACCTCAGGGAAATGGCGGCCGAGGGCCTGTTGAAGCGGGTTCATGGAGGAGCCCTGCCGCTGACGCCGCCGCTTCCGGATTTTGCCGCCCGCGGGGCTATCGCCAGCAACGTCAAGCGCCGACTCGGCCGCCGCGCGACAGGCCTCGTTAAGGCCGGCCAGGTCGTCTTTCTCGACGGCGGCACAACCAATGCAGAGATCGCCCGAGCTCTGCCGTACGACCTCCGCGTGACCATCGTCACGCATAGCCCGACGATCGCCGCAGAGCTCGAGCGTCACGACGCGGAAGTGGTCCTGGTCGGCGGCAGGCTCTACAAGCACTCGATGGTGACAACCGGCTCCGCCACGCTCGCGGCGATCGAGCAAATCCGGGCCGACATTTTCTTTCTCGGGGTCACCGCCATTCATCCGGCCCATGGGCTCTCGACCGGAGACTACGAGGAGGCGGCGATAAAGCGGGCGATCGCCCGGCGCGCGGCTGAAACCTACGTGCTCGCCACGCCGGAGAAATTCGGCTCCGCCTCTCCGCACAGCATCATGAGCGTCAGCGACCTTGCCGGCCTCGTCGTGCCCGCGGACATGGAAGCCGACCTTCTATCGCCCTATCAGCACGGCACCACCGCGCTGATCACGGCATAG
- a CDS encoding DUF4406 domain-containing protein, with translation MLILIAGPYRSGTGDDAAKMAANLKRLEEPSYALFKAGHVPMIGEWVALPVWHAADGRYVGDDLYEEIFHPVAGRLLALCDAVLRLPGDSKGADNDVRIARERGIPVYYRLEDVPGCAGTLVA, from the coding sequence ATGCTTATTCTGATTGCTGGACCCTATCGCTCGGGTACGGGCGACGATGCGGCCAAAATGGCGGCCAACTTGAAGCGTCTGGAGGAGCCGTCCTACGCGCTCTTCAAGGCTGGGCACGTACCGATGATCGGCGAATGGGTGGCCTTGCCGGTATGGCATGCAGCGGACGGTCGCTACGTGGGCGATGATCTCTATGAGGAGATCTTTCACCCGGTGGCCGGCCGCTTGCTAGCCCTTTGCGACGCCGTACTGCGGTTGCCCGGCGACTCGAAGGGAGCGGACAATGACGTGCGCATAGCGCGCGAGCGCGGCATTCCGGTCTACTATCGTCTTGAAGACGTGCCGGGCTGCGCCGGTACGCTGGTCGCCTGA
- a CDS encoding glutathione S-transferase family protein: MLKLFYTPGTCSLASHIALEETGAAYEAHRINFSKAEQTKPEYLVINPKGRVPALVTDRGILTETPAILAYIAQSFPAARLAPIEDAFEFARLQSFLSYLCSTVHVAHAHARRAARWADDPAAHEAMMAKVPQNMANCFALIESSMFAGPFVMGRNYTIADPYLFTIASWLEADGVDPARFPKVLDHRNRMAARPAVAKVQAVVQS, from the coding sequence ATGCTGAAACTGTTTTATACGCCCGGGACCTGTTCGCTTGCCTCGCATATCGCGCTCGAGGAGACCGGAGCTGCCTATGAAGCGCATCGTATCAATTTTTCCAAGGCCGAGCAGACGAAGCCCGAATATCTCGTCATCAATCCGAAGGGAAGGGTACCTGCGCTCGTGACCGATCGTGGCATCTTGACCGAGACGCCAGCCATCCTCGCCTATATAGCCCAGAGCTTTCCTGCGGCGCGGCTTGCACCGATCGAGGACGCATTCGAGTTTGCGCGGCTGCAGTCGTTCCTGAGCTATCTCTGCTCGACGGTGCATGTCGCTCACGCTCATGCGCGGCGAGCGGCACGCTGGGCCGACGACCCGGCTGCGCACGAGGCGATGATGGCGAAGGTGCCGCAGAATATGGCCAATTGCTTCGCCTTGATAGAAAGCTCCATGTTCGCCGGCCCCTTCGTGATGGGCCGGAACTACACGATCGCCGATCCCTATCTCTTCACAATTGCCAGTTGGCTTGAAGCGGACGGCGTCGATCCGGCGCGCTTCCCGAAGGTTCTCGATCATCGCAACCGAATGGCCGCACGGCCCGCCGTCGCCAAGGTGCAGGCAGTCGTGCAGTCATGA